A part of Aegilops tauschii subsp. strangulata cultivar AL8/78 chromosome 2, Aet v6.0, whole genome shotgun sequence genomic DNA contains:
- the LOC109771482 gene encoding uncharacterized protein, which translates to MAPPKPSSPPNPNPNPSPNSSSDADKARGKTKVTPLQVAFLVERYLADNGFSASLAAFRSDAAHLFAKTSNNIVPPKGLLPLADILHDYISLKESRLAVDSAMQAMQTLVSTYYHSGPSAHLAAPPSSPPLVPPFFVGPTTSSPPHPPMVAIPPPPTGSSGYATPMIHYTQSSSSLVVQNSSNANNMSTPAASSLPTKKRKAAKPAAKTTSASKRICAAPSTSLNPKGTSAASQLQTAQPSSAEHSVVAKLPAQASSVAKSLFTPLQSQVSSSPYTAQLSYPMGNELASCQSQRPSSVVPNAHAQQEIASSQYSIVSSKRLIVSPMKGGTYYSVERSCHVSSPLKSSTQRSSKREHVKGRLDFDSSDARPVSAEHVSEKPSSSTYNGEKQDDFDIDFANFDLFEGDFSFSELLLDFDLDNEGLQCENPSTNAEVQRLQPTVKSNNMTADPAFPDPMKPMSADPTEDINSQGATSVTSVRAITKRIKIVSPVKGRSAS; encoded by the exons ATGGCGCCGCCGAAGCCGAGCTCTCCTCCCAACCCCAACCCCAACCCCAGCCCCAACTCCTCCTCCGACGCCGACAAGGCCAGGGGCAAGACGAAGGTGACGCCCCTGCAGGTCGCCTTCCTCGTCGAGCGCTACCTCGCCGACAATGGCTTCTCGGCCTCCCTCGCCGCCTTCCGCTCCGACGCCGCCCACCTCTTCGCCAAGACCAGCAACAACATCGTTCCCCCCAAGGGCCTCCTCCCTCTCGCCGACATCCTCCACGACTACATCTCCCTCAAGGAGTCACGCCTCGCCGTCGACTCCGCCATGCAGGCCATGCAGACCCTCGTCTCCACCTACTACCATTCCGGCCCATCCGCTCATCtcgcggcgccgccctcctcgCCACCGCTCGTCCCGCCCTTCTTCGTCGGCCCCACCACCTCTTCTCCCCCGCACCCACCCATGGTGGCCATTCCCCCGCCTCCTACAG GCTCCTCTGGATATGCTACGCCTATGATACACTACACCCAGTCATCCTCCTCGCTTGTTGTTCAGAATTCTTCAAATGCCAACAACATGTCCACCCCAGCAGCCAGTTCTTTGCctacaaaaaaaagaaaggcaGCCAAGCCTGCTGCAAAAACTACTTCAGCCTCCAAGAGAATATGTGCTGCACCGTCTACAAGCTTGAACCCAAAAG GTACAAGTGCAGCCTCTCAACTGCAAACTGCACAGCCAAGTTCAGCTGAACATTCAGTGGTTGCAAAACTACCGGCCCAAGCCTCATCAGTTGCAAAAAGCTTATTCACCCCACTCCAGTCTCAAGTCAGTTCTTCTCCTTATACAGCTCAACTAAGCTATCCCATGGGAAATGAACTTGCTTCTTGTCAATCACAAAGGCCATCATCTGTGGTTCCAAATGCTCACGCCCAACAGGAGATTGCTTCCTCTCAATACTCTATAGTTTCTTCCAAGAGACTAATAGTCAGTCCTATGAAAGGGGGCACCTATTATTCTGTCGAGAGGAGTTGCCATGTCAGCTCCCCCTTAAAATCAAGCACCCAGAGATCATCAAAAAGGGAACATGTGAAAGGGAGGTTAGATTTTGACAGTTCAGATGCAAGGCCAGTTTCAGCTGAACATGTTTCTGAGAAGCCCTCTAGCTCTACCTATAATGGAGAGAAGCAAGATGACTTTGACATTGATTTCGCAAACTTTGATCTATTTGAAGGCGACTTCTCATTTTCGGAACTATTGCTTGACTTCGATCTTGACAATGAAGGCCTTCAATGTGAGAATCCTTCCACAAATGCTGAAGTTCAAAG ACTACAGCCCACTGTGAAGAGTAACAACATGACTGCCGATCCAGCTTTTCCAGATCCAATGAAGCCAATGTCAGCAGATCCCACTGAAGACATCAATTCACAAG GAGCTACATCTGTTACTTCTGTCAGAGCTATTACTAAGAGGATAAAGATTGTTAGCCCTG TTAAGGGCCGCTCAGCTTCTTAG